One genomic segment of Aquipluma nitroreducens includes these proteins:
- a CDS encoding KpsF/GutQ family sugar-phosphate isomerase, which produces MLEDIKQVLRQEAEAIQNIPVNEAYEKAINIIEERVHQLKGKLVASGMGKAGQIALNIATTFSSTGTPSVFLHPSDAQHGDLGVVQPNDVLLLISNSGKTREILELVQLAENLYEGLPLIVITSNSESELAQMADVCLETGNPKEVCILGLTPSTSTTVMTVIGDVLVVMMMKRIGFNNEEYAKRHHGGYLGHKSRMQAKASPQPSPKERE; this is translated from the coding sequence ATGCTCGAAGATATTAAACAGGTTTTACGGCAGGAAGCCGAAGCCATTCAAAATATTCCGGTAAATGAGGCGTACGAAAAGGCAATCAACATCATCGAAGAACGTGTTCATCAGCTAAAAGGTAAACTGGTTGCTTCCGGAATGGGGAAAGCCGGGCAAATAGCCTTGAATATTGCAACTACATTTAGCTCTACTGGTACGCCTTCCGTTTTTTTGCACCCGAGCGATGCGCAACATGGCGACCTTGGTGTGGTTCAACCCAATGATGTGCTTTTGCTTATTTCCAACTCCGGGAAAACTCGCGAAATACTTGAACTGGTTCAGTTGGCTGAAAATCTTTATGAAGGACTACCGTTAATTGTGATTACCAGTAATAGTGAATCGGAACTTGCGCAAATGGCCGATGTTTGCCTTGAAACCGGTAACCCAAAAGAAGTTTGTATTCTGGGATTGACTCCTAGTACTTCGACTACTGTAATGACTGTAATTGGCGATGTATTGGTTGTTATGATGATGAAACGAATTGGTTTCAACAACGAAGAATATGCCAAACGCCATCATGGCGGCTATCTGGGACATAAATCGCGAATGCAGGCGAAAGCCTCACCCCAGCCCTCTCCAAAGGAGAGGGAGTAA
- a CDS encoding chorismate mutase, producing MKKPESCESIEEIREAIDGIDYQIMKLYSQRYEFVKEIVKFKTDEASVIAENRQAEVIAKRREWAVELGLNPDLFEDIFWTLMRYNVQKELEILKSTNTKPV from the coding sequence ATGAAGAAACCGGAGAGCTGCGAAAGCATCGAAGAAATCAGGGAAGCCATTGACGGCATTGACTATCAAATTATGAAACTCTACAGCCAACGATACGAGTTTGTGAAAGAGATCGTGAAATTCAAGACCGATGAAGCGTCTGTAATTGCAGAAAATCGTCAGGCAGAAGTCATAGCGAAAAGACGGGAATGGGCAGTTGAACTTGGGCTTAATCCCGATTTATTTGAAGATATTTTTTGGACTCTCATGCGCTATAATGTTCAGAAAGAACTTGAAATCCTGAAAAGTACAAATACTAAACCAGTATAG
- a CDS encoding YybH family protein has protein sequence MKKVFLFIFTIGVLFSCTETKPVADPKVLMDADIAFSNYSVKHGIQKAFIEFADDSVVLLKPKRMPIVGKLNLIKSYEGKSDSGVVLSWIPAKAIIAKSGELGYTYGFWTFVTKTDTSHGTYMTVWKKDTNGHWKYIADTGNEGLSNK, from the coding sequence ATGAAAAAAGTATTCTTGTTTATTTTTACTATTGGGGTTTTGTTTTCGTGTACTGAAACAAAACCAGTAGCCGATCCCAAAGTTTTGATGGATGCTGATATCGCCTTTTCCAATTATTCAGTCAAACATGGCATTCAAAAGGCATTCATCGAATTTGCCGACGATAGTGTGGTTTTGCTGAAACCCAAACGGATGCCCATCGTCGGGAAATTAAACCTGATAAAGAGTTACGAAGGTAAAAGTGATAGCGGAGTTGTGCTAAGTTGGATTCCTGCTAAAGCGATAATCGCAAAAAGTGGCGAATTGGGTTATACCTATGGCTTCTGGACATTTGTCACCAAAACTGATACTTCGCACGGCACTTACATGACGGTCTGGAAAAAAGATACGAACGGACACTGGAAATACATTGCTGATACCGGGAACGAAGGGCTTTCAAACAAATAG
- a CDS encoding hydrolase, giving the protein MRILRENTIGLVIDIQERLVPVMEESEQLVENCSKLIQGLQILGLPLLVTQQYTKGLGETIDEIKSLFTDFQYIEKKDFSCLDEPVFAEKLALSGAKNVIICGIESHVCVLQTALDLKASGYHPVVVFDCVSSRSFDNVDLAAERFRYEGIMMTSMESILFELTRSAGAPGFKEISKLVK; this is encoded by the coding sequence ATGCGGATTTTAAGAGAAAACACCATTGGATTGGTGATTGATATTCAGGAACGATTGGTTCCGGTGATGGAAGAAAGCGAACAGTTAGTTGAAAATTGCAGCAAACTAATACAAGGGTTACAAATTCTGGGTTTGCCGCTATTGGTAACTCAACAATATACCAAAGGATTGGGCGAAACCATTGACGAAATTAAATCGCTGTTTACAGACTTTCAGTACATTGAAAAGAAAGATTTTAGTTGTTTGGATGAACCTGTTTTTGCTGAAAAACTTGCCCTTTCAGGAGCAAAAAATGTAATCATCTGCGGAATCGAATCGCATGTTTGTGTGTTGCAAACGGCTCTCGATTTGAAAGCTTCTGGATATCATCCAGTGGTGGTTTTCGATTGCGTTTCGTCGCGCTCGTTTGATAATGTTGATTTGGCTGCCGAACGTTTTCGTTACGAAGGAATCATGATGACTTCTATGGAATCGATTCTTTTTGAATTAACACGTAGCGCCGGAGCTCCCGGATTTAAAGAGATTTCGAAATTGGTGAAATAA
- a CDS encoding DMT family transporter — protein MWVILALSSAILLGIYEVFKKLSVHKNAVIPVLFISTLTSALIFLPITVGSGFYPEFFKGIQLFVPEITLGQHGFIFLKSMLVVSSWILAFYAVKNLPITIVAPIRATGPIWTLIGAIVIFSEHLNFQQWAGVCITLFFFYLLSTAGKLEGINFSANKWVFLIMAGTFLGAVSGLYDKFLMRRIDRMAVQAWFSFYQVVILLPVLAVNRWRLPKGERTPFHWRWSIPLIGVFLVLADYLYFNSLSHPESMISIVSALRRGGVVISFAVGALVFKEKNIPRKALYLVGILIGILLISMGSK, from the coding sequence ATGTGGGTAATTTTAGCCTTGTCGTCGGCCATTCTATTAGGGATTTACGAAGTTTTTAAGAAGCTTTCGGTTCATAAAAATGCAGTCATTCCGGTACTTTTTATCTCCACATTAACCAGTGCCTTAATTTTTTTGCCAATCACGGTTGGCTCGGGTTTTTATCCTGAATTTTTCAAAGGCATTCAGCTTTTTGTTCCTGAAATTACGTTGGGGCAGCACGGATTTATCTTCCTGAAATCGATGTTGGTGGTTTCGAGCTGGATTCTTGCATTTTATGCGGTCAAAAATCTTCCGATCACCATCGTCGCACCAATTCGGGCAACCGGTCCAATCTGGACTTTAATAGGCGCCATTGTGATTTTCAGTGAACACCTCAACTTTCAGCAATGGGCTGGAGTGTGCATTACTTTGTTTTTTTTCTATTTATTGTCCACTGCCGGGAAATTAGAAGGCATTAATTTTTCGGCCAACAAATGGGTGTTTCTCATCATGGCAGGAACATTCCTTGGAGCGGTGAGTGGTTTGTACGATAAGTTTCTGATGCGACGTATCGACCGGATGGCTGTTCAGGCATGGTTTTCGTTTTATCAGGTTGTTATATTATTGCCGGTTTTGGCAGTCAATCGGTGGCGCTTGCCCAAAGGAGAGCGAACTCCGTTTCACTGGCGTTGGTCTATTCCGTTGATTGGCGTTTTTTTAGTTTTGGCCGATTACCTGTATTTTAATTCTTTGAGTCATCCGGAATCGATGATTTCCATTGTTTCTGCATTACGTCGCGGGGGCGTGGTTATTTCGTTTGCAGTGGGAGCGCTTGTTTTCAAGGAAAAAAATATTCCTCGAAAAGCGCTGTATCTGGTTGGTATTCTGATTGGTATTTTATTAATTTCGATGGGTTCGAAATAG
- a CDS encoding DUF3078 domain-containing protein: MLNIFAIQDSLGKAPNNFEKIKNRQNARSSILEAARQRFNSRLEKMNLDSAITAYRKYAVRVFSDSLQNQLSDSLKLRNQQILTTYNDSIVRAVNDSICLYVQTLQRYAQNDSVSLYIQSLTGKPSQLWLRNNQRSISRMYIKNIQNDSIGVQLMNLDKQTIGIAIEDNITFNRIEHKQHRDYVFQKYTPDQKLTKIPKKYNVVAPWDLGGNGNLGFTQLYLSNWKAGGRSSFSFLTVLKGYANYSNDSKLKWENSVEFRNGWIRQGGDINQTQKNDDKLELISRLGVNAFKDWYYSTEIDYKTQFFKGYNYPNDSVPISSFMSPATTFIKLGFDYKPNKNFSLFLSPITAKNVFVRDTALIDQTKFGVSAHSRSFWEPGLNIDLRYKIDITPRISYETKYKMFLNYQQPFKKIDVNWENTIVAQLTNRISMTFMLYMLYDSNVTFPTGRFEANGTEIYKPKWQTKELSTIGFSYKINKHVYQRKKIH; the protein is encoded by the coding sequence TTGCTGAATATTTTTGCGATTCAGGATTCGCTGGGAAAAGCACCAAACAATTTTGAAAAAATCAAAAATCGGCAGAATGCGCGCAGTTCTATACTTGAAGCAGCCCGCCAGCGATTCAACAGCCGACTCGAAAAGATGAATCTTGATTCGGCCATCACAGCCTACCGAAAATATGCAGTTCGCGTATTCTCCGACTCGCTGCAAAACCAACTAAGCGATTCGTTAAAACTGCGAAACCAACAAATCCTGACTACTTACAACGATTCGATTGTACGGGCGGTGAATGATTCGATCTGTCTTTATGTGCAAACACTACAGCGCTACGCTCAAAACGATTCCGTTTCTCTGTACATACAAAGCTTAACAGGAAAGCCTTCGCAACTTTGGTTACGAAATAACCAACGTTCAATTAGCCGGATGTACATCAAAAACATACAAAACGATTCCATCGGAGTTCAACTGATGAACCTCGACAAACAAACCATTGGAATTGCTATTGAGGACAACATTACGTTTAACCGGATTGAGCATAAACAACACCGAGACTATGTATTTCAGAAGTACACTCCCGATCAGAAACTAACCAAAATCCCAAAGAAATACAACGTTGTTGCACCCTGGGATTTGGGAGGAAACGGAAACTTAGGGTTTACACAATTGTACCTTAGTAATTGGAAAGCTGGAGGTCGAAGTTCATTTTCGTTCCTGACTGTGCTGAAAGGATATGCCAACTATTCTAATGACAGCAAACTAAAATGGGAAAATAGTGTTGAATTTCGGAACGGGTGGATCAGGCAAGGTGGTGATATAAACCAAACGCAGAAAAATGATGATAAGCTGGAACTGATTTCACGGTTGGGTGTAAATGCTTTTAAAGATTGGTATTACAGTACTGAAATTGATTATAAAACTCAGTTTTTCAAAGGGTACAACTATCCAAATGATTCTGTTCCCATTTCAAGTTTCATGTCGCCAGCCACAACATTTATCAAACTTGGATTCGACTATAAACCGAACAAAAATTTCTCGTTGTTCCTTTCGCCAATCACAGCAAAAAATGTTTTTGTACGCGATACCGCTCTGATAGACCAGACCAAATTTGGCGTATCGGCTCATAGCCGAAGCTTCTGGGAACCTGGTCTTAACATCGATCTCCGTTATAAAATAGATATTACGCCGCGCATTAGTTATGAAACCAAGTATAAAATGTTCCTGAATTACCAGCAACCATTTAAAAAGATTGATGTAAACTGGGAAAATACAATAGTTGCCCAACTTACCAACCGAATTAGCATGACTTTTATGCTGTATATGCTGTACGATAGCAATGTAACTTTCCCTACCGGAAGATTTGAGGCAAATGGTACCGAAATATATAAACCCAAATGGCAAACCAAAGAGCTGAGCACCATCGGGTTCTCTTATAAAATAAACAAACACGTTTATCAGAGAAAAAAGATTCATTAA
- a CDS encoding aldolase catalytic domain-containing protein, whose protein sequence is MFKQEIKVMDCTVRDGGLMNKWQFSDDFVRAVYNGCVEAGVDYMEIGYLSSEKAFSRKEMGPWKFCHQKDLERIVGKNETNLKLSAMADIGRIDLDDIPMASDSLLDMIRVACYVHQVDKAIALAHHCMDKGYEVCINLMAVSTVNEHELDEALKDIAQSRVKVFYAVDSFGSMYFESIQHLVRKYINALPGKEIGIHAHNNMQMAMANTYTAIMEGCTMLDATLMGLGRGAGNCPIEILIAFLKNPKYRLLPLLQVIQDHVHPMQKQIDWGYHIPYLISGALNAHPRRSMEWMDSDRKNDFVTFMKEMHDNELLE, encoded by the coding sequence ATGTTTAAGCAAGAAATAAAAGTAATGGACTGTACCGTTCGCGATGGCGGACTGATGAATAAATGGCAATTCTCTGACGATTTTGTTCGGGCGGTTTACAATGGCTGTGTCGAGGCCGGCGTCGATTACATGGAAATTGGTTACCTGAGCAGCGAAAAGGCGTTCAGTCGTAAAGAAATGGGACCGTGGAAATTTTGTCATCAGAAAGATTTGGAGCGTATTGTAGGCAAAAACGAAACCAACCTGAAGCTTTCGGCCATGGCCGATATTGGTCGTATCGATCTCGACGATATTCCAATGGCTTCGGATAGTTTGCTGGATATGATTCGTGTAGCCTGTTATGTGCATCAGGTCGATAAAGCCATTGCATTGGCTCATCATTGCATGGACAAAGGTTACGAAGTGTGCATCAATCTGATGGCCGTTTCGACAGTGAATGAGCATGAACTCGATGAAGCGTTGAAAGACATTGCCCAGTCGCGCGTGAAGGTTTTTTATGCTGTTGATAGTTTTGGCAGCATGTATTTTGAATCAATTCAACATTTGGTTCGCAAATACATCAACGCGTTGCCTGGAAAGGAAATTGGGATTCACGCTCACAACAACATGCAGATGGCCATGGCGAACACCTATACCGCTATTATGGAAGGTTGCACTATGCTCGATGCCACTTTAATGGGACTTGGACGCGGCGCCGGAAATTGCCCGATTGAAATTCTGATTGCATTTCTTAAAAATCCGAAATACCGTTTACTGCCTTTGTTGCAAGTGATTCAGGATCATGTTCACCCAATGCAAAAGCAAATTGATTGGGGCTATCATATTCCTTACCTGATTTCGGGAGCCTTGAATGCTCATCCACGTCGCAGCATGGAATGGATGGATTCGGACCGCAAAAACGACTTTGTGACTTTCATGAAAGAAATGCACGACAACGAGTTGTTGGAGTAA
- a CDS encoding GntR family transcriptional regulator — MLNYLKIDSNSEIPKYKQVVDLFISDIEAGIFKQGQRIPSINETSEELLLSRDTVEKAYVYMKKKGIVLAVRGKGYYINRVNVSKKLKICMIFNKLSNYKRSIYYSFVKTMGTKASVDVFIYNYDLDEFETIVNKNLNSYDYFVILPHVRNENANISEVIKKIPREKVLIVDRFLEELKDYPVVYQEYDKDIQSALTCGIDLLRKYSRLNLVFPQAEYYPPYIVRGFRIFCQVYGFNNAVIDRMEDSEINAGEAYIIVSDDDLYAFIRRIKQKNWTLGKECGVVAYNENQVKEILCEGITTISTSHEEIGQLAAQMILTQKFERIKSPFQFIRRNSL, encoded by the coding sequence ATGCTGAATTATCTTAAAATAGACTCGAACTCGGAAATCCCAAAATACAAGCAGGTTGTAGACTTGTTTATTTCTGATATTGAGGCTGGTATTTTCAAACAGGGACAGCGTATTCCGTCGATCAACGAAACGAGTGAAGAATTGCTCCTTTCGCGCGACACGGTTGAAAAGGCTTACGTTTACATGAAGAAAAAAGGCATTGTTTTAGCAGTTCGCGGCAAGGGATATTACATCAATCGGGTGAACGTGAGCAAAAAGCTCAAGATATGCATGATCTTCAACAAACTCAGCAATTACAAACGTAGCATTTACTACTCTTTTGTAAAAACGATGGGCACAAAAGCCAGCGTTGATGTATTTATTTACAACTACGATCTGGATGAATTTGAAACCATTGTAAATAAAAACCTTAACAGCTACGACTATTTCGTGATTCTGCCCCACGTCCGAAACGAAAATGCCAACATCAGCGAAGTGATCAAAAAAATACCACGCGAAAAGGTTTTGATTGTCGATCGTTTTCTGGAAGAATTAAAAGATTATCCGGTGGTTTATCAGGAATACGACAAAGACATTCAATCGGCTTTAACTTGTGGCATCGACCTTTTACGAAAATACAGCCGCTTGAATCTTGTTTTCCCGCAGGCCGAATATTATCCGCCATACATTGTTCGCGGATTCAGGATTTTCTGTCAGGTTTATGGATTTAACAACGCAGTGATTGATCGGATGGAAGACTCAGAAATCAATGCCGGAGAAGCATACATCATTGTTTCTGATGATGATTTGTATGCTTTTATCCGCCGGATCAAACAAAAAAACTGGACGCTTGGAAAAGAATGTGGTGTGGTAGCCTACAACGAAAATCAGGTCAAGGAAATACTGTGCGAGGGGATAACTACCATTTCAACCAGTCACGAAGAAATCGGGCAACTGGCAGCCCAAATGATACTAACCCAAAAATTTGAACGGATCAAAAGCCCATTTCAATTCATCCGGAGAAATTCGCTTTAA
- the sucD gene encoding succinate--CoA ligase subunit alpha → MSILVNKDTKLVVQGITGRDGKFHTGLMNKYGTNIVAGVSPGKEGESVEGVPVFNSVENAVKATGANTSIIFVPAAYAADAILEASEAGIALVIAISEGVPVQDMIRVTPILKQNGTLLIGPNCPGLITPGQSLVGILPAMIFKEGNIGFISRSGTLTYEVVNLLTLNDFGQTTCVGIGGDPVAGLYFIDLLERFENDPETVAVVLIGEIGGDAEEQAAQFIAEKMTKPVVAFIAGQTAPPGKRMGHAGAIISSGSGTAVEKIAAFNRAGVPVAKEPAEIPELLRKKLAELK, encoded by the coding sequence ATGAGCATTTTAGTCAATAAAGATACCAAACTGGTTGTTCAGGGAATAACCGGACGCGACGGTAAATTTCATACCGGTTTAATGAATAAATACGGAACCAATATTGTCGCAGGGGTTTCGCCAGGCAAAGAAGGAGAATCCGTTGAAGGCGTACCCGTTTTCAACTCGGTAGAGAATGCGGTAAAAGCTACCGGAGCAAATACTTCCATCATTTTTGTTCCAGCGGCATATGCTGCCGATGCCATTCTCGAAGCTTCCGAAGCTGGAATTGCATTAGTCATTGCCATAAGCGAGGGCGTTCCGGTTCAGGATATGATTCGGGTAACTCCAATCCTGAAACAAAACGGCACACTTTTGATTGGTCCCAATTGCCCCGGATTAATTACCCCCGGACAATCGCTGGTAGGAATCTTGCCTGCCATGATTTTTAAGGAAGGTAATATTGGTTTTATTTCCAGAAGCGGCACTTTGACATACGAAGTTGTCAATTTACTTACACTAAACGATTTCGGACAAACTACCTGCGTTGGTATCGGCGGAGACCCCGTTGCGGGATTATATTTTATCGATCTTTTGGAACGATTTGAAAACGATCCGGAAACTGTCGCTGTAGTTTTAATTGGTGAAATTGGCGGTGATGCCGAAGAGCAAGCCGCTCAGTTTATTGCTGAGAAAATGACCAAACCTGTTGTCGCATTTATTGCTGGTCAAACAGCGCCTCCAGGAAAACGGATGGGTCATGCAGGCGCCATCATTTCGAGCGGATCGGGAACTGCTGTAGAAAAAATTGCAGCCTTTAACCGTGCAGGAGTGCCGGTAGCCAAAGAACCTGCCGAGATTCCTGAGTTGTTGAGGAAGAAGTTAGCAGAATTGAAATAA
- a CDS encoding CYTH domain-containing protein, whose protein sequence is MPLEIERKFLVDTRKWNPTAEGTRLVQAYLSIDPNPTVRIRIAGEKAFVTIKGRSETISRPEYEYQIPVDEAQEMMLLAISNPVEKIRYEIMHENFLWEIDVFSGKNDGLVIAELELESENQTFPRPDWLLTEVSGDRRYYNSFLSEHPFQEWKD, encoded by the coding sequence ATGCCTCTCGAAATTGAACGTAAATTTTTAGTCGACACCCGAAAATGGAATCCGACGGCTGAGGGAACCCGATTGGTACAGGCTTACCTGAGCATTGATCCAAATCCAACCGTACGAATCCGAATTGCCGGAGAAAAAGCATTTGTGACCATCAAAGGTCGGTCTGAAACCATCTCACGTCCGGAGTATGAATACCAAATACCAGTTGATGAAGCACAGGAAATGATGCTGCTGGCCATTTCCAATCCGGTAGAAAAAATACGATATGAAATCATGCATGAAAATTTTCTTTGGGAAATTGATGTTTTTTCCGGGAAAAACGACGGACTGGTTATTGCCGAACTGGAACTAGAATCAGAAAATCAGACATTTCCGCGGCCTGACTGGCTTTTAACGGAAGTTTCGGGCGACAGGAGATACTATAATTCCTTTCTTTCGGAGCACCCTTTTCAGGAATGGAAAGACTAG
- a CDS encoding SRPBCC domain-containing protein, translating to MKTYKKYFRITAQPADVYNALTNKVMIEIWTGEDAVMEPIAGTEFSMWEESICGINLEFEQDKKIVQEWFFGEEDDDKKSIVTIKLHPDKGGTSMEVHQTNIPDEAYRNISEGWEEDYFNGLNELFKQ from the coding sequence ATGAAAACATATAAAAAATACTTCAGGATAACTGCCCAACCTGCTGATGTTTATAATGCACTTACCAATAAAGTGATGATTGAAATCTGGACTGGGGAAGATGCAGTGATGGAACCAATTGCCGGCACTGAATTCTCGATGTGGGAGGAAAGTATCTGTGGTATTAACCTGGAATTCGAACAGGATAAGAAAATTGTTCAGGAATGGTTCTTTGGCGAAGAAGACGATGATAAAAAATCGATTGTAACCATTAAACTACATCCTGACAAAGGCGGCACCAGCATGGAAGTGCACCAAACCAATATTCCGGATGAAGCTTATCGTAACATTTCTGAAGGTTGGGAAGAAGACTATTTCAATGGGCTGAATGAGTTGTTTAAGCAATAA
- a CDS encoding HDIG domain-containing metalloprotein — MISRENAYKLLNQYIQNANMIKHSVASEAVLRAIARKLDNDQEEWGIAGLLHDIDVEVTHADPFKHGPHAAVMLDGLLSPEAIDAIVMHNEMATGKERTTVFQHALAAGETITGLIMATAMVYPDRKLASVKTKSITKRMKEKAFAASVKRENILECELIGIPINDFAEMALAAMQEISDELGF; from the coding sequence ATGATTTCACGAGAAAATGCCTATAAACTTTTGAATCAGTATATTCAAAATGCGAACATGATCAAGCACAGCGTGGCCAGCGAGGCTGTGCTGCGTGCGATTGCCCGAAAACTGGATAATGATCAGGAAGAGTGGGGGATTGCCGGATTACTCCACGATATTGATGTTGAGGTTACACATGCCGATCCGTTTAAACATGGTCCGCATGCTGCCGTAATGCTCGATGGTTTACTTTCTCCTGAAGCCATTGACGCCATTGTGATGCACAACGAAATGGCCACCGGAAAAGAGCGGACAACCGTTTTTCAACACGCCCTTGCGGCTGGCGAAACCATTACCGGGCTGATTATGGCAACGGCAATGGTTTATCCTGATCGAAAACTGGCATCGGTGAAAACCAAATCAATCACCAAGCGCATGAAAGAAAAGGCATTTGCAGCTTCAGTAAAACGCGAAAACATTCTGGAATGTGAGCTGATTGGAATCCCCATCAACGATTTTGCTGAAATGGCTTTGGCAGCCATGCAGGAAATCAGCGATGAGTTGGGGTTTTAG
- the sucC gene encoding ADP-forming succinate--CoA ligase subunit beta — MKIHEYQARQIFRDYGIPVPDSVLCYTVSEVEKAARDMNRMVVVKAQVLVGGRGKAGGVKLARTVEDAVAAGKQILGMDIKGFKVEKVLVADAVNISKEFYVGLINDRNTKSITLMASAEGGVEIEEVARDTPEKIIKFSINPLTGLLDYQARNVALQLFGDIKLANKAASIFTKLYKLFVETDATLAEINPLVLTPENEVLAIDGKMNFDDNALYRQPKILAMREPDEDELQEIAAHEKGLSYIKLDGNIGCMVNGAGLAMATMDMIKLYGGSPANFLDIGGSSNPQKVIDAMNILLGDKNVKAVMINIFGGITRCDDVAKGLLKALEVLMTDIPIVVRLSGTNAAEGLAILKETGLPTVSSMSEAAKKAIELSKR, encoded by the coding sequence ATGAAGATTCATGAATATCAAGCCAGACAAATTTTCAGGGATTATGGCATTCCTGTACCAGACAGCGTTTTATGTTACACCGTTAGCGAAGTTGAAAAGGCTGCACGCGACATGAACCGTATGGTTGTAGTAAAAGCTCAGGTTTTAGTAGGCGGACGCGGAAAAGCCGGTGGAGTAAAATTGGCAAGGACAGTTGAAGATGCTGTAGCCGCAGGAAAACAAATCCTTGGGATGGACATAAAAGGCTTCAAAGTTGAAAAAGTATTGGTTGCCGATGCTGTAAATATTTCCAAAGAATTCTATGTTGGCCTGATTAACGACCGCAATACCAAAAGTATTACCTTGATGGCCAGTGCTGAAGGTGGTGTTGAAATTGAAGAAGTTGCCAGAGATACCCCTGAAAAAATCATTAAATTTTCGATCAACCCGTTGACTGGTTTATTGGATTATCAAGCTCGAAATGTTGCTCTGCAATTATTTGGAGACATTAAGCTGGCAAACAAAGCCGCTTCCATTTTCACCAAACTTTACAAATTATTTGTTGAAACTGATGCTACGCTTGCTGAAATCAATCCGCTTGTTCTTACTCCTGAAAATGAAGTACTGGCTATTGACGGCAAGATGAATTTTGACGACAATGCACTTTATCGTCAGCCCAAAATATTGGCCATGCGCGAACCCGACGAAGATGAACTTCAGGAAATTGCTGCACACGAAAAAGGCTTATCATATATCAAACTCGATGGCAATATTGGTTGTATGGTCAATGGTGCAGGACTTGCAATGGCAACCATGGACATGATTAAATTGTATGGCGGTTCACCAGCTAACTTTCTGGATATTGGCGGAAGCTCAAATCCCCAGAAAGTAATTGATGCCATGAATATCCTACTTGGCGATAAAAATGTGAAGGCTGTGATGATTAACATTTTTGGAGGCATTACTCGATGCGATGATGTAGCCAAAGGCCTCCTTAAAGCGCTCGAAGTCCTGATGACTGACATCCCAATTGTAGTTCGTTTATCGGGAACAAATGCCGCCGAAGGTTTAGCCATTCTCAAGGAAACAGGTCTCCCAACCGTTAGTTCGATGAGCGAAGCAGCTAAAAAGGCCATTGAACTAAGTAAACGATAA